One genomic window of Thermococcus indicus includes the following:
- the rrp41 gene encoding exosome complex exonuclease Rrp41, protein MMGKPEDLKLIDENGKRVDGRKKYELRPIKMEVGVLKNADGSAYVEWGKNKILAAVYGPREIHPKHLQRPDRAILRVRYNMAPFSVEERKKPGPDRRSVEISKVIRGALEPALILEMFPRTSIDLFIEVLQADAGTRVAGITAASLALADAGVPMRDLVAACAAGKIEGEIVLDLNKDEDNYGEADVPVAIMPLKNDITLLQMDGYLTKDEFVEAVRLAIKGAKAVYQKQREALKVKYLKIAEEVGGGE, encoded by the coding sequence ATGATGGGCAAGCCCGAGGATTTAAAGCTCATAGATGAGAACGGAAAGAGAGTCGATGGGAGAAAGAAGTACGAATTGAGACCCATTAAGATGGAAGTTGGTGTTCTAAAGAACGCTGATGGCTCCGCCTACGTTGAGTGGGGTAAGAACAAGATCCTGGCCGCGGTTTACGGGCCGAGAGAGATACACCCCAAGCACCTCCAGAGGCCGGACAGAGCTATTTTGCGCGTCCGCTACAACATGGCCCCATTCAGCGTCGAGGAGAGGAAGAAGCCAGGCCCGGACAGGAGAAGCGTTGAGATAAGCAAGGTCATAAGGGGCGCCCTTGAGCCTGCTTTAATCCTCGAGATGTTCCCCAGGACTTCCATAGACCTGTTCATTGAGGTTCTCCAGGCCGATGCGGGAACGCGCGTCGCTGGAATAACCGCGGCCTCACTCGCCCTCGCCGACGCGGGTGTGCCTATGAGGGACCTAGTCGCCGCCTGCGCCGCGGGCAAGATAGAGGGCGAGATAGTGCTTGACCTCAACAAGGACGAGGACAACTACGGTGAGGCCGACGTTCCGGTGGCGATAATGCCGCTCAAGAACGACATCACCCTCCTCCAGATGGACGGGTACCTCACGAAGGATGAGTTCGTCGAGGCCGTGAGGCTCGCCATCAAGGGTGCCAAGGCGGTCTATCAGAAGCAGCGCGAGGCGCTGAAGGTCAAGTATCTCAAAATAGCCGAGGAGGTCGGTGGAGGTGAGTGA
- a CDS encoding cell division protein SepF, with protein MGLFDSLKKKDEKPKPKKRPPAAVKKSVAAPRHDIDVVPLEEDVIAKEIVKPQIRYLKKIVVTSYADLERISEELQNGNIVLVDLTPLEVKPEVLEKVAEQLKGMVGALGGQAAKICKHEIKLILVPSDIKIAK; from the coding sequence ATGGGATTGTTTGACAGCCTTAAGAAGAAGGACGAAAAGCCCAAGCCCAAGAAGAGGCCGCCGGCGGCGGTTAAGAAGAGTGTTGCCGCTCCCAGGCATGACATCGATGTCGTTCCTCTTGAGGAGGATGTTATTGCTAAGGAGATAGTCAAGCCCCAGATCAGGTACCTCAAGAAGATCGTCGTCACCAGCTACGCCGATCTTGAGAGAATCTCGGAGGAGCTTCAGAACGGCAACATAGTTCTCGTTGACCTCACCCCGCTCGAGGTCAAGCCGGAGGTTCTTGAGAAGGTCGCGGAGCAGCTCAAGGGAATGGTAGGGGCCCTCGGCGGCCAGGCCGCTAAAATATGCAAGCACGAGATAAAGCTCATTCTCGTCCCGTCGGACATCAAGATAGCCAAGTGA
- the rrp4 gene encoding exosome complex RNA-binding protein Rrp4, which produces MRRIFVKSRELVVPGTLLAQGPFKNGRGTFREGNRIYSTVVGLVEIRGDTIRVISLEGPYIPEVGDNVIGKIVDVRFSNWTVDIGAPYQAGLRVQDATEERIDLAKTDLRRIFDIGDIIYARIKAYNEINQIDLTTKGMPFRGGPLRGGQIVEITPSKVPRLIGKGGSMINLIKRLTGTRIIVGQNGWVWVSGKNEELEKLAIDAILKVNRESHTQGLTDRVKELLMTRLQELKERGIIEEIPQIEEPTAGKGEGE; this is translated from the coding sequence ATGAGGCGGATTTTTGTAAAAAGTAGGGAACTTGTGGTCCCGGGCACTTTACTTGCCCAGGGGCCGTTTAAGAACGGAAGAGGGACCTTCAGGGAAGGCAACAGGATATACTCCACTGTCGTGGGGCTCGTTGAGATAAGGGGCGACACTATACGCGTTATCTCGCTCGAGGGGCCGTACATACCCGAGGTTGGAGACAACGTCATAGGGAAGATAGTGGACGTCAGGTTCTCCAACTGGACGGTTGACATAGGCGCCCCGTATCAGGCGGGTCTCCGCGTTCAGGACGCCACGGAGGAGCGCATTGACCTCGCAAAGACGGATCTGCGCAGGATATTCGACATAGGGGACATAATCTACGCCAGGATAAAGGCGTACAACGAGATAAACCAGATAGACCTCACCACGAAGGGCATGCCCTTCAGGGGCGGTCCCCTGCGCGGGGGGCAGATAGTGGAGATAACCCCCTCCAAGGTGCCCAGGCTCATAGGTAAGGGCGGTTCGATGATAAACCTCATCAAGAGGCTGACCGGCACGAGGATAATCGTCGGCCAGAACGGCTGGGTGTGGGTCAGCGGAAAGAACGAGGAGCTCGAAAAGCTGGCCATCGATGCCATCCTCAAGGTGAACAGGGAGAGCCACACTCAGGGACTGACCGACAGGGTCAAGGAGCTTCTCATGACCAGGCTCCAGGAGCTCAAGGAGCGGGGAATTATTGAGGAGATACCGCAGATTGAGGAACCAACCGCTGGAAAGGGTGAGGGAGAATGA
- the rrp42 gene encoding exosome complex protein Rrp42 has protein sequence MEIMAGIMRDHILALLKEGKRVDGRGLEDYRDLEIKVNVIEKAEGSAWVRLGNTQVLVGVKVDMGEPFPDLPDRGVITTNVELVPLASPSFEPGPPDENAIELARVVDRGIRESQAVELEKLVIVPGKLVRVVFIDVHVLDHDGNLLDASGIGAIAALLSTRMPKVVYNEETDEVEVLDEYEPLPVRRIPIPVTMAKIGPNILVDPNLDEERVMDGRIIVTTDENAMISSVQKSEGGSFKLEEVMYAVDTAIKKAAEIREKVLEAVKAE, from the coding sequence ATGGAGATAATGGCGGGCATAATGCGCGACCACATCCTCGCGCTCCTCAAGGAAGGCAAGCGCGTGGACGGCCGCGGCCTTGAAGACTACAGGGACCTCGAAATCAAGGTCAACGTCATCGAGAAGGCCGAGGGCTCCGCATGGGTCAGGCTCGGCAACACCCAGGTTCTTGTGGGCGTGAAGGTCGACATGGGAGAGCCCTTCCCCGACCTCCCGGACAGGGGCGTCATAACGACCAACGTGGAGCTCGTCCCCCTTGCCTCCCCGAGCTTTGAGCCCGGTCCACCGGACGAGAACGCCATAGAACTCGCCCGTGTGGTTGACAGGGGTATAAGGGAGAGCCAGGCAGTTGAGCTTGAGAAGCTCGTCATAGTTCCGGGCAAGCTCGTCCGCGTCGTTTTCATAGACGTCCACGTCCTCGACCACGACGGCAACCTCCTCGACGCGAGCGGCATCGGCGCGATAGCGGCCCTGCTCAGCACCAGGATGCCAAAGGTGGTCTACAACGAGGAGACCGACGAGGTCGAGGTTCTCGACGAGTACGAGCCCCTCCCGGTCAGGAGGATACCGATACCGGTTACCATGGCCAAGATCGGTCCGAACATCCTCGTTGACCCGAACCTCGATGAGGAGCGCGTCATGGACGGCAGGATAATCGTAACCACCGACGAAAACGCCATGATATCCTCCGTCCAGAAGAGCGAGGGCGGTTCGTTCAAGCTTGAGGAGGTCATGTACGCGGTTGACACCGCGATAAAGAAAGCCGCCGAGATAAGGGAGAAGGTTCTTGAGGCCGTTAAGGCCGAGTGA
- a CDS encoding ZPR1 zinc finger domain-containing protein, with amino-acid sequence MTEGEKPRVDVGEADDIQVISLGDCPICGGKGTLKAMQYIHEIPYFGKVMESTIFCEKCGYRNADVVMLEDRPPKLYTVRVEEEKDLFTRVVRSKSGTIELEEIGVKIEPGPAAEGFVSNVEGVLERVRETLLMAREFKKQEGDEEAVRRADEVLEYINAVKDGKKPLTVRIMDPLGNSALIGEKVKSRLLTQEEIDSLSLGPYVTVEPEAGEDTPEENPEGGS; translated from the coding sequence ATGACGGAAGGTGAGAAGCCCAGGGTCGATGTGGGAGAGGCGGATGATATTCAGGTCATCTCTCTTGGGGACTGCCCGATCTGCGGCGGCAAGGGTACGCTCAAGGCCATGCAGTACATCCACGAGATACCCTACTTCGGCAAAGTCATGGAGAGCACGATATTCTGTGAGAAATGTGGCTACAGGAACGCCGACGTTGTGATGCTGGAGGACAGGCCGCCTAAGCTCTACACGGTTCGCGTTGAGGAGGAGAAGGACCTCTTCACCCGCGTCGTCAGGAGCAAGAGCGGGACCATAGAGCTGGAAGAGATAGGTGTCAAGATAGAGCCCGGTCCCGCGGCGGAGGGCTTCGTCAGTAACGTCGAGGGCGTTCTTGAGCGCGTTCGCGAGACCCTCCTCATGGCGAGGGAGTTCAAAAAGCAGGAGGGCGACGAGGAAGCGGTGCGCAGGGCGGACGAGGTGCTCGAGTACATCAACGCCGTCAAGGATGGCAAAAAGCCCCTGACTGTCAGGATAATGGACCCCCTCGGCAACAGCGCCCTCATCGGTGAGAAGGTGAAGAGCCGCCTGCTGACGCAGGAGGAAATCGATAGCCTCAGCCTCGGCCCCTACGTCACGGTCGAGCCCGAGGCTGGAGAGGATACCCCAGAGGAGAACCCAGAAGGCGGCTCTTAG
- a CDS encoding ASCH domain-containing protein codes for MEHVIALHQVYAELIFRGLKTVELRKSRAFEEGDTVFLYVARGNPYELRDTLRRLGLHEEQTLTKRGTIAGGFEVGEVIRADLDTLWEMTREASGLTLVHGENGKRWLGEYIRGYGYAFTIERPFLFKEPMSREEMRERYGVQVEGIIHLSRKSRKEWVKDLIEDLLSREAVYL; via the coding sequence ATGGAGCACGTGATAGCGCTCCACCAGGTCTACGCGGAGCTGATATTCCGGGGACTCAAGACGGTAGAGCTTAGGAAGAGCAGGGCGTTCGAGGAGGGGGACACGGTTTTTCTCTACGTGGCCAGGGGAAACCCCTACGAGCTGAGGGACACGCTGAGAAGGCTCGGCCTCCACGAGGAACAGACCCTGACAAAGAGGGGCACCATAGCCGGGGGCTTCGAAGTCGGGGAGGTCATAAGGGCCGACCTAGACACGCTGTGGGAGATGACCAGGGAAGCCAGCGGTTTAACCCTGGTTCACGGCGAGAACGGGAAGCGGTGGCTGGGAGAGTACATCAGGGGGTACGGCTACGCCTTCACGATAGAGAGGCCGTTCCTCTTTAAGGAGCCCATGAGCAGGGAGGAGATGAGGGAGCGCTACGGGGTCCAGGTTGAGGGCATAATCCACCTCTCAAGAAAAAGCCGAAAGGAGTGGGTGAAGGACCTTATCGAGGATCTCCTGTCGAGGGAGGCAGTCTATCTCTAA
- a CDS encoding ribosome assembly factor SBDS encodes MPIGVDKAVIARLKTHGETFEILVDPYLARDFKEGRDVQIEDVLATPYVFKDAHKGDKASEHEMEKIFGTSDPYEVAKIILRKGDVQLTAEQRRQMLEDKRRYIATVIHRHAVDPRTGFPHPVDRILRAMDEAGVHVDLFKDAEAQIPGVIKAIRPLLPIKMEMKVIAVKVPGDYVGKAYGEVRKFGKIKREEWGSDGSWMFLIEIPGGIEEEFYEKLNALTKGEAVTKLIERKGL; translated from the coding sequence ATGCCCATAGGTGTGGATAAAGCCGTCATCGCCCGTCTGAAGACGCACGGCGAGACGTTTGAGATACTCGTTGACCCGTACCTTGCGAGGGACTTCAAGGAGGGCAGGGACGTCCAGATAGAGGATGTCCTCGCCACCCCTTACGTTTTCAAGGACGCCCACAAGGGCGACAAGGCCAGCGAGCACGAGATGGAGAAGATATTCGGAACCAGCGACCCCTACGAGGTGGCTAAAATAATCCTCCGCAAGGGAGACGTCCAGCTCACCGCGGAGCAGAGGCGGCAGATGCTCGAGGACAAGAGGCGCTACATAGCGACGGTAATACACAGACACGCGGTTGACCCCAGAACGGGTTTTCCCCACCCCGTTGACAGGATTCTCCGGGCGATGGACGAGGCCGGTGTCCACGTTGACCTGTTCAAGGATGCCGAGGCGCAGATTCCTGGGGTCATCAAGGCCATACGACCGCTCCTCCCGATAAAGATGGAGATGAAGGTCATCGCCGTGAAGGTGCCCGGTGATTACGTCGGAAAGGCCTACGGAGAGGTCAGGAAGTTCGGGAAGATAAAGCGCGAGGAGTGGGGAAGCGACGGCTCGTGGATGTTCCTTATAGAGATTCCTGGAGGAATTGAAGAGGAGTTTTATGAGAAACTTAACGCCCTCACGAAGGGCGAGGCGGTAACTAAACTGATAGAGAGGAAGGGACTATGA